The following proteins are co-located in the Candidatus Nanosynbacter sp. HMT-352 genome:
- a CDS encoding divergent PAP2 family protein, with the protein MKVLIVPVIAWAISQGLKQVFHLMGRNRRVFSGDTNPKILLSGGMPSAHSAIVVSLAVFLGLQDGWDSSVFGLATWLAIIVMYDAMMVRYSSGMQGETLNKLISEQGSKLKKLRVAHGHTPVEVAAGAAIGAVVAAVVFFATK; encoded by the coding sequence ATGAAAGTCTTGATAGTCCCAGTAATTGCATGGGCGATATCCCAAGGGTTGAAGCAAGTGTTTCATCTCATGGGGCGTAATCGTCGAGTATTTAGCGGTGATACAAACCCAAAAATACTTCTATCCGGAGGTATGCCAAGCGCTCATAGTGCGATTGTTGTGTCGCTGGCGGTATTTCTGGGGCTACAAGATGGCTGGGATAGTTCTGTATTTGGACTAGCTACTTGGCTGGCTATTATAGTAATGTATGATGCCATGATGGTTCGCTATTCGTCTGGAATGCAGGGCGAAACACTTAATAAGTTGATCTCAGAGCAGGGTAGCAAGTTGAAAAAGCTTCGCGTTGCTCATGGTCACACCCCTGTAGAAGTGGCTGCTGGAGCAGCTATTGGTGCGGTTGTGGCTGCCGTTGTATTTTTCGCAACAAAATAA